The genomic stretch TTTTTAAGTGTATCTATGtaatattttcaataaaaaaaatgcaatgcTGGGCTTAATTTTATCTCCTAATTTAGTTGACTGATGTTGGACTACAAAGCAAAAGCTGCATTTGATAGCCTGAAGGCATGAAGTGATGATATCAAAGCTATACAAAGTGAGATCAACCTGAACAATATTCAAAGCTGATGGATTATTTGCCTGTGGCAAAGTTTATCAAGAAGTGGGATCTTTAAGGATAACAATTTGACTTCTAAATTATCTGTAATTTTCAAACAATTTGCTGCTTAACCTTAAATTCTGTAGTTGACTAACTAATAGAATGATCTTATACCTCAGTAAAGAATAAATCAATTAAGTTGATGATTGATATCCCCAATAATCCAAGTTGTTAGTCAAAGAATAACTTGGGCAGAATGTAATGTTTAGCAAAACATTAGTTGAGTATGTTTCAATTTCCTAATAAATTAAACAAAAGGCCAGATATGATTCCTGCTTCAGTTTAGTACGTACTTCATTTTTCGTTTCAGTGTTGTCCTCGAACATCCATCCATTTCTGGTTCACTTTATTTTGGGCATGTGCCATGAAATTTATTTGGGTGGTGAGCCTATGCAATATAATAAATGGTCAAAATTAATGCATGAAGTTTCTCCATTTTATTCTGGTAAagtattaaaattgaaaattcagCACTGAAACAGATGTCAAAACAAGTCaatcatctttttttttcttctcagcAAAGGGATTATATGTTGGACACAGTTAGTTTGGTCACTATGCAATAAAGAACTTGCCAAGTGCATTATAGTTTTGTTGCTGACAATCTTTGACTAATTCATGTCTGAAAGTTTTACCAGTCTTGCTTTTCATCAATATGGTATTGTTGTATCCACAATGTTGTAGCATCactacataaaaaaataaaataacaaaagtGCACCACCCAAATTAGTGCTTAGTATAAAACTGATGCGTATCAGTCTGCATGACTACAATGCTTCATTTGTTGAAATGCTTCCAGTAGGGTAGAGACACAAAATAAAAGTTTCAGAACACTATACTAGGAGGTCATCTTCGCCAGATGTACAACTAAAGGGCATTTTAGGAGAAATCAAAGTGGAGATGATCACAACATGAATTTCCTTCTTTTGCCGATGACGTAttcagaaatatttttttttgtatcttATTGAGAGAATTTTTCACTCTTGTAGACCACACTTTAGTTCATGCCAATGGATGGTTCTAAATGAGCATATCTGCTTTACAGCATAAGGCACTGAGAGGTACACATGCAGAATCTAGAGTTCAAACCAAAGCACATTCTGTCTATTACTAGGTCCAAATGTCTCTAAACAATTAATAGCTCATTCATCTAACTTTTATAAAGTTTCTTCATGAGCCCACAACTCATTAGGTGGAACTAAATTAGGTTGAAACTTTCTCAACTGAAGAAGCAAGAAGAACACAAGGTTCCTATCTTGCCtataattttgaaactctttGAATGAATAGCAATCATAATTTACACTGACGATTCATTGTGTTTCCGTATTGTTTGAACTTGCAGTTCTGGAGGAACCACCAGAGTCTGCTCAATTTTACTAGTAGACACATAAATGTCTATATTGCTAGCTACAAGTGTTGAATGCTGGTTTGTGAAGATTTAGCACGATATCATTGTACCGTCAACATTCTTCTTGTatgtgccttttttttttttttttaaacttctttcaatGTATAAGATAATGTTGATAGCTGTTATGGTTGCATGATTTATGTTCAGTGTAATAAAGGTTATTTTTTATTCTGTGAGGATTTCAAGTTCGTTTTTAATTTGAACAAGTCAAAACAGACAGTTGATCTATTTatcttttccatttttctttttaaTAATTGCTCAAAACTAAACAACTATTAAAGATTATTGAAATATAGcaaagtataaaaatttaaacgACTTAGACAATATTAAactttttcaataattttaaaatgagatTTAAAATCCAGACTTAAGATCTTAACGATAGATTGGTGCAGGAGTCCTTTGGTTCAAAAGTCCTTCGCTTGGTCCAAATATTTGCATGGCTGGTTGTTAATGGAAAAGCTAACACAAAAGGTTTGTTGAAAAGGAAAGGAATGAGACACTTGGATTCTAAATGTATCTTCTGTCATGTTTATGATGTAACTACCGTCATTTGGTTTTCAGCTGTGTTTTTGCCATGCAAGGATGAACTAAAATGTTATTAGCATGCTGTTTGGATAGCTATGCTTATGATCTATGTGCTGCTTGAGAGGAGATTGAAGATTCTTGCAATAGACACATAACCGAAGCTGCTAAACACGAGGTGCAGGTTTAGGCCTGCCTATTTGTGATTTGGACTGCTACAAATGATGCTACTTTTTGGTCAAAAGCTTCATCAGTTTTAAACTTGTTGCAGCATTGGGAGTACCTGCTGATGGAACTTTCGTCCCATCAAGTGAAAACAACATCATTACTCTGCcattttgaaaaactcttttgaatttctttctttctcttttgtAATTTCTGTTAAAAGGCTTCTCTAGCTCAGGTGCTGCTAAGAAGGCAAAAATATAGAGATGTTTTCGGAAGTGATCCACTGACGGATAATAAGCTGTGGATTAGGAGTCCGAGACTGCTAAATCACGTTAAACCAGTATACTCTACTTTTcgttttgttttgtttattgtgtttttttttaatttctgccGAATTATTTTTCTATAGAACACTAACATTGCAGTTCAATACGTCAACTCTCTCGTCAGCTGTGCATCAACTCTTTTACAAGTTCTCTTCATGGTCATGATCATTATTGGCTGCTGGAGTGCTTGTTTTTGTTCTTTATCATTTCTGTTCCATCTGCTTGGTTTAGATTAGTTTGGAAGTGTTGCGTTTCACTTTAGTTTTTCTTAAGGTCTCCTGCTTAGTAGCTGTTGTAGGCGCTATTGTAACTACTGTAGTATTTTTGGCTTGTCTGGGGTGTTCTACTACCTGGGTTAGCCAAGCAATCTGCGTTGCCTCTTTCTATTAGTACAGACCCAAGTTAACTGTGGTTCACTTTAATTTGTTTAGTTTGAAAacaatacaataataataatggCAGCCGAAGGAGGTGTGCGTGAATCAGACTTCTTTTTCTACCAACTGAATCATCAGGAAAAGTCTTGTCGGAATTCTTGAAGACAAATTAGTCCTGCGGGCAGGCATGTGTGAAAACCATGAATTATTCCAGTTTATTATTGTTTCTAAGTTCAGTCATGAAATTCATACATGTGAATTGAATCCACCTTGCGTGTTCATAATTCCCTCTTATCATCATTCACGAAtgacatttttttttctcttgaaatGACAGGTAATGACCTCAGTGCTGGAAATGAACTCATCAACCTTTGTCTTCAGCTTCCAGCTCCTTGAGGCTTGCATGCATCTCCATCAACCTCTTGCTTCAGACCAGCGCACGCTTAGATTGCTAATTGTAACATAAGTTTCCAATGTGACACGGTACATGAAGACAAACCTTCATCATCCTCCATCCCCATGAAGCTAAGTTACACGAGTTTGAGACATAAGCACTAGTTCTGATATAATCTCATAAGCCAACACACACGAGAGAAGATATCCTTTTAAAATATTGCCACAAGAACAGATGAGGTACGAAGGTACCGTGCCTGCATAGAGAAAGGTTCATTGAAcgagtatttattttattttaatctctTTGCTGGCAAATATGGGATATGGGGTCTGCTATTGTTCCTCTTCAAGTTGGTAGAAGGTGACGGTATTCgtcccagcgcccccgtcaattTATTTTAGGATCAATATATAGGACATAAATTATAgatgactattagttcttggaACAATGACTGACATATGAGGAAGATATTTATCTCAGCTATGTCAAGATTCAAActccaaattttaaattaacaatAGTTCATGCGCTAGTCACTGGACCGTCCCGTCATTGTTGGTCTTCCGTTAACAGTATCTGAGTTCTTTCTAAATCGAAAGGACAGGATCAGTTCATCTTTAGTGAGGTCTCTTCTTGAGAGGGCCAGTTATGACAAACATAGTTTGAGGATGATGTATAATATATATACAACCTTCTTGAGCATCCAAAACCAATTGAATTACTTATTCCTTCCAATAAAATCATCCAGACCCCAGCCAATACCTCAGCATTCCATTCTTTTCTAGGTTCCTTGAATTCTGTCTCAGGTGATGCACTAAGCTTCCAAAAATGAGGTTCATGAAGCTTGGAGCCAGACCTGATACTTTTTTCACCGCAGAAGCTATCAGGTAGTCATTTTTTTGATCAGTTATTTGTTCATCATAGCTTCAGAAGCAATATTTCTGATTCTTTTGCTGCTTTCGGCCTCTTAATTCCAGGTCTGTTTCTTCAGAGGTCTCCACTGACCTCCAAATCCAGGTGCAGAAAAACTTGTATCACCTGCACCAGGTAAATTGCACCGCAATTCGTTCGAGTTTGTGTCCATTTTTTACAGTTCTTGTTACCAGATTCTGTTTGGTGTTGATGTTTGAGATCATGCAGTTCCCCCTGCTGTCAAAATGCCTTCGCCTGCAAAAGCTCTACTCCGAGCTCAAGGACGCGGCCGATCCGGTCGTCATACACCTCCCGGACTTCCCCAGTGGCGCCGAGGCCTTCGAGCTCTGCGCCAAGTTCTGCTACGGCATCACCATCACCCTCAGCCCCCTTAACCTTGTGCCTGTCTGGTGCGCTGCGCACTACCTCTGCATGAGCGACGCAGCCGACCGCAGCAACCTACTTGGCAAACTCGACGTCTTCTTCAACTCCATCCTCCGGCGGTGGAAGGACACGTTGGTCACGCTGCAGAGCACGCGGAGGCACGCATCCTTGTGCGAGGAGGTCGGCATCACCAGTCGCTGCGTCGACTCCATCGCCTCCACCATCATTGCCAATTCTACTCTCCCCAGCACGTCGAGGAACCTGTGGGCAGACGACCTCAGCGAACTCGGCGTCGACCACTACTGGCGGATCATGGTTGCCGTGAAATCTGCCAGTATTGTCTCCGGCAAGCTTGTCGGCGAGGCATTGCAGGTCTATGCCGGCAGGTGGCTGCCAATGATGGCACCGAGCGACGACCATGAGACCACCATAAGGCCTACGCTGCTGATGGAGAAGATAGTGAGCTTGCTGCCTTCCGACAAAGGCTCTATTTCGTGCGGTTTCCTTCTCCAGCTTCTCAAAGCCGCCAACTTTCTCCATGCTTCTGCTTCATTGAAGACGGAATTGGCCAGACGAATTGGATTACAATTGGAGGAAGCATCAGTTGACGATCTCTTGATTCCACCTGCATCAGATTCCGGCAACACATTATATGACGTGGATCTGGTGATGATCATGTTGGAGGAGTTTCTGCTTCAGTGGCAGAGCCCTGCAACTAGTCCACTGAGGGAGAAGCTTTGGTGCGAGAGGAGGAGGTCTCGGTCAACTGAGAACGTGGAGTTCGAGCTGCAGGAGAACAGCCGGCGGTCATCCTCGGCTTCCCATAGCTCCAAGCTGCGAGTGGCCAAGCTCATTGATGGCTATCTCCAAGAAATTGCCAGGGACAAGAACTTAACCATGGAGAAGCTAATTGCTGCTGCTGAAGCTGTCCCAGAATTTGCCAGGATCAACCATGATGATCTTTACGGAGTCATCGACATCTATCTCAGGGTAATGATCACTAATATTTCTAGGTCAAATGATTCATTTTCTCAAAGATTTGCTCGAGTGATCCTCAAACTAGTCTTGGTTTTGCTTGGTGTAGTCACACCCAGAGCTTGACAagacttcaaggaagcaattGTGTAGAATATTGGATTGCAAGAAGCTGTCAGTGGAGGCCTGCATGCATGCAGCACAGAATGAGCTACTTCCTCTCAGGGTAGTTGTGCAGGTACTGTTCTTCGAGCAATCGAGAGCTGCCATGTCAGGCTGCCAGGTGACTGAGTTACCCAGCAACATCCAGGCACTGCTGGCCAAGACCGGCACAAGAGATGAAGACAGGGAGTTACTGAAGCTTCACCACATTGGCACTGCTACTCCCCGCATTGGCACTGCTATTcccttggaagatggttggaatgTCTCAAGATTGAAATGCCCTGCCGCCAAGCTCCAAACCCTCAAGATGAAGCTTTCTGAGGACGATAATGACATCGACGACGACCTAATTCCCCGCGAAGCTCTATTGAGAACCACTTCTTTGCGGCTCAAGGCCTTTTGCTCACTTCCTAAGAAGCCCAAGAAGATCATCAGCAAATTGTTGGCTATGAACAGAAGTTCAAATGAGAAGCATCGATTAATCTCGTAAGAAGTTTTCTTTGCAAAGGCAGAGGTGCTTCCAGTCTGTTTATCACAATCCAAATGATAATATGTAGATTAATTAATTGTGAAATAGTTGAATAAAAGATAAGATTAGCCACCATTAAATGGAATTCGCTTTTACTGAAATCATTCCCATCATAATTGTCTTTGCCTGCACtactttttgttgtttttgttgttgtttttgcTTTTATAAAGTGTCTATAAAGTCTGCAAATTATCTTCTTCACCTTTCCCTCAGCAGATGTTTCAATCATTTCCCTCTGTTTGCTAGACTACAAGTTATGCTAGAGATATATGCCAATGTATTTTGAAGAAGtgttttttaaaagaaatctGAATTTATAATACATGATTTTTAAAGAAGGTTTAATATCCTCCTCCTTTAAATATGTTAACTTTGAAACTTCAAATGTCTAAGGCTGAATATCCTCCTTCACCTCCTGCCACCCTACCAATGTCGGCAGCTATGAGCTCGCTGCCTCATGAACTTACCGACCGCCTGTGATCTTGCGGCTTGTTTTTTAGCCTCTCTGACTGCCTACAGATCCTGAGAGCTGGAAGTTTTCTTTCCGTTCTTGATAAGATAAAGATAGATTTTCTTATATTTTCTCTCTTTCACATGAGAGGCAAGTTAAATGTTCATCGGCCGACGAAAGGACCAGTTCATCTTCGACAGTCTCCTCTTCGGCATCAAACATCATCTATTTTATGCCCCGTTCTCGGAGACAACTCAATTTTCTTAGCTTCAGTCTCCAGTTCACCTTCTGAAACAGATCGATCAACTGACAAACAAAGGCATGCAAGTTGGTCCAGACACAACAATATGGGACATGCTAGCTAGGAAAAGTACTTGATGCTCCACATGCCCATGCATCACTTATTAACTGCACCAGAACAAGCAGCAGAGAATAAAAATAGCTGCAAAATTCAGAGCCGGAGAGATTCGTAGCGAAATGTtccttgtcttcttcttcttatgtCATGCTGCTATGCGTGGCAAAAATCCAGCCAATAAGTTCACAGGAGCTGGTCACATATGGGCACACCTTGCTGCAGGATTTATATTTGCTGAATTGTTGGATTTTCCTTTCAGTGTTTGCCACCAAGGGTACCAGTTTCAGCACAGTGTTCCCCACATACATGCACCATCTAAAGGCCATCCTCTTCAGTGGAGGAACATTAAAGAGCAAGAGCATATAACCTAAAATTATGATTTGACACCACAACCCACACCTCTTTTCCCTGCCTGAAATCTCACTTTGTTGATCATAAATGGCATCTATTTTTAACTCTTGGTTAGTGCTTATTTTACTGGCATCAAAAACTATACTGAAGAACGTAACCAAGTGATTTAGACATAATCTTGAGAGTTTCATGAGTAGCGAAGTACTGATCAAAGAAAAAATCTGCATGCACCACCAGTGTTCCCTGCCCCCAAATAGCCAAATTGAATTGCTTATGGACCGAATTGAAAGATAAAACAGAAGGTCCTGTAGTGATCTCCAACCATGAATATGCAGGCACTATAAAATAACAATTTGCATGCTGTTCTTGACCCAGCTTGTCCAGTGCTGCATGCATGCGTGATGCCGATTAGATATAGAAATACGATCCAAAATCCAACATTTGGTACAACTTCACCAAACCCAATTAATCAGAACCCATTACTCTTCTTctagtttgatttaattaatgCGTCGCTAGAATGCAATCAGTGCGAGGCCCCATGCAAGAGATGCATGCTCCCTCGCAGCTACGTCCTGTCAAATACTGCAGCTAGCGAGGCCCCTAACAATCGTCGAGCAGTGGGCGTACTGGAACAAGGACATGTCAATGCGCCGACGCCATGCATATGGAACGCCACATGATGAGAGCGAGTGGGAAGCTGCAAGCGACAACCGTAGGCTGGTGGAGTTGGCATATCAGCGAACGGCAGCGTGCGCGCCGAGCGTGCGTGTGTCGGATGCCAGCGCGATGCGGATGGATCAGAGGAGATAGAGTTGGTACCCGCCACCGAGTGGGGTGTGAAATGCACGAGGAGGACCTAGCCTGCACAGCCGGAAGGATTCATTGTTTTTTCAATTACAAGAAAACAGATGGGAGCCTGCATGGTTTTATGTTGTTTTTTTCTATTGTAATTGTGTGGTTGCGCTAGTGCTTCACTGTCATGTCAGAATTTGATTGTGTTTTTTCGTTCATGATCAGACAAAAGCAAAATCAACATCATATGTTTTGTCCGTGTCGATCAGCTCTGATCAGATACAGGAGGTCTTGACATGCACCTTCAAGTTAAGAATGCAGATCACCTTCAAGTCTCTCATTGTCATCCATGGGCTTTGGATGaccgtgttgtatttttattcaCGACATCTCTCTGACAAGATCCAGAGGCAAAGTAAAGGTTAATTAGGAAAGCCATGGTTGTGGTGCTGAAGCTGAAGCAATAAAACGTGTGCCTTTCCAGCTGCATGCCTTCAGCATCAATCAGAGCAGACAATTGGACACAGTTCACATGCAACTGAACATGATGGCAATTGTCACCTAGAAATATTGAACTTGGCGTTGCATGAGCATGAGGCATCAGTTGCAAGTTGAAGGCTAGCTATTTCCATGAGAACAGAGTTTGAGATAAAAGCATAGCTCCAAACTTTGAACACTGAAAAATTGGATAATTGTTAAGTATCCATCTGTTAGCTGTCTAGTAAAATGCTTCTAATAAaagtttgtattttattattaaaatatctattttatcCTTGTAAGTTATTATTTAGATTATTTATGTATCAGTAAAGAAGAGATATGTAACAATAggataaattttttaaagagaactTAACTtaatattgattaaattttaaaaggcGTTTAAAAAATGAATAAATGGCAGATATAATTACTTGTAAAGGAGTAATTATTTGAATGGAGTAGAATAGCTAGCGAATATGAAactttttaaatgagttttaaagaaaatatttagTTCACATAATGTATGATTATGCTCGGAATATGTGTCAGATGAAGATTGGATGAGTTGTCATTGGTATTGACAGAGAGGCGACTAGGACATCCTTCTCGTATGCACCTACAAGAACGGACTCCtaatccaaaaggcatgacagTGTAACAGAAAGTACCATCTGCCGTGATGAAGCTGACATTCTCCTGATCTTCCCACGCTAGAGGGATTTGGTGGtacccttggtaagcgtcgagcatacaaatcctttcacAGCTCGAGGtcgagtctaccatctgatcaatccTGGGCAGTAGGCAGTAGTCCTTGGGGATGACACGGTTGAGgtctcggaagtcgatgcagactctccacttattgttgggtttAGACACCAGGACCACATTAGAGAGTCAGGGTGATAATTGCACTTCTCTAATGTGTCCTGCTTTCAAGAGCTGGTCTACCTCAGttcggatgatcttattttgctcgACCATGAAGTTTTACTTCTTTTGCTTGACCAATTGTGAATCGGGCAAAAGATGCagtttgtgttggtgcaaccttaggtcaaggttgacctggttgacccgactcgaggtgacttgactcgagttgtattttgatgtttgacttgggaagattgtcggtgcaaccttaggtcaaggttgacctagttgagttgcatgttgatgtttgacactcgtgagagagttgtattcttgatgtttgacaagaataggtgtttgggagattgtaggtgcaaccttaggtcaaggttgacctggttgacctgattcgggaaaagtccaagcagggagcttggcacgcgaaaagtccaagtatggagacttggcaacggaaaagtctaagcagggagcttggcactggaaaagtccaagtatggagacttgcacggaaaagtccaagcgaggagcttggcacgcgaaaagtccaagtatggagacttagctcgaaaagtccaagtatggagacttgcaaaaagtccaagtatggagacttggcgagaagtccaagcagggagcttggcacgaggaaagtcctaactggatgttaggcagttgaaaagtcctagtgaagcaAGGACCTAGtgaggatgttaggcggtggaaatcctagtgagtgaagccggtggaaggtgagtgaagtcaggcaaggaaaatccagatagatcaagggtgatcggacatccggtgttgagaagtccaagtgagtgaagcttggcatatggagtcggagagggcttttctccgaactaggttagagagggcactctaaacctagagttggatcggtctgcagaccgatccaaaatgATCGATCGTGatggtccggtgaccgatcgattccaCTCAAGAGAGCATATCATGGAGTTCTCGATCGGTCCTCAACCGATCAGCGACGATCGGTGAAGAAGAGTTCTCGATCGGTCCAGACCgagatcggtctccacgaccgatcagcaGACGAAAGCGCGCCACGGGagagctggatcggtctgggaccgattgatcggtccccacgatgAAGGGCATCGATCAGAAGCCGAGTTCTCAGTTGCTGCGGCGCCAGTTTCTTCACcgcttcgcagtataaagggtcGAGAGTCGccgcatttcttcttcttcctcttcttctcttggccgctgctgtgcttgagctttgttgagctcttctttgcaagcttcgcgtgagcttcattccacgactggatcagctgctgctgagttgcttgttggcatccgtccgtgaagttgttgcttaatctgggacttcagtcgacaacgagaaggcaagcttgtgttgttgcattcatattgtcttgtatttcttgttgtatctcgtgtactctttgcttgctgttgcaagattttgtggcgaggttactccacccagaaggagtatattttagccgggtttccggggattcatccaccgacggattgacagggctcgtccaccttaaggacacgccgaggagtaggagtatcatctccgaacctcgtacatcgctgtgttaaggtttgatattcttcctttcgtttctagtttatttttccgctgcgctaacgaagtgtaggaagaaacgcgagcgatttggggtcggctattcacaccccccctctctagccgtacaaaggatcctaacagtttGTGCTCAGCCACCTCGGGCCTGACTCCGGGTAACTCTTCGggggaccaagcgaagacgtccctATTACACATCAAGCATTGAACCAGGTCTGTCTTGATCTCAATAGGCAGGTCGCTCGATATGCAGGTGAGACTTTTTGGATGCTCGGGATAGAGCTGGACTTCCTctcaagggatgggctcctctaCTATtggcagaggctcctcttggatgacGTGGATACTGTCATCCTGGGTTCTTTAAGCTTTGTGGGCCTCCACCTTCATCATGTCGATATAACACTTACGAGAGACCAATTACTCACCTCTGACTTCCCGACCTAATCTCCcacagggaacttgattttctggtggaaagtGGAGACTGCCGCCTAGAACTCATGCAGTGTCGGTCTCCCTAAGATGACGTTGTACGAGGACGACGAATCCACCATTATGAAAGTGCTCCTCCATATCCTCACCGGGGGCTCGCTACCCAAAGATATGGCTAGTTTGATCTGGCCCATGGGTCTTACTTCATTGTCGGTGAAGCCGTATAATCAAGTGGCCACGGGCTGGAGTTCACTTGCATCGATTTGCATGCTCTCGAATGCACTCTTGAACAGTACGTTGACAGAGCTTATGGTATCAACAAAAACCCTGGCCATGCGATTGTTGGCTATGACGACTTTAATTATTAAAGCATCATCATGAGGAAGCTCCAGCCTCTCTAGGTCTTGCGGCCAAAAACTGATGATGGGCCCGGTAGCTTGTTCCTGACTGCATCCCACAACGTGTATCTCCAGGCGGTGCTCATGAGATTTCTGAGCTCTAGCGGAATCTCCATCTGTGGGCCCTCCGGAGATCATGTCAATCTCTTAGATGACCACGTTTCCTCTGTTGCCCTCCTCCCGGGCTTCTCCTGGCTCCTGGTCACGACTGAGCTATTGACTTTCTTGTCCTGCATTATCGAGCAGGGGTTTACCGGACTGACCTGCTACGGGTTGTTGGTTGGTTAGCAACCTCTAAATCTTGGGTGCGATCTCAGGTGGAGGTAGGCCCAGCTCAGCTGCGTGTCGGGAGTCACAGACGAATTGAAAGCAATCACTTGTGGCATGGGTGTGGGACCTATGGTAAGTACAATAACGCGACCCCCACTAATCGGGCCTTTGGGCTTGGACAACTGCCACACATTGGGCCGGCCTAGCTAGAATCTTGACCGGGATGGAATTGTAGTCGGGCATCCTGAGCGCGTGGAAGAGGCTGAGTTGGTGGTTAGGGTGACCTCTTCTTTAATTTGTTGGCGGGAGCAAGTGCCTTATCCGCTTTCCGCCGAGCCGCCTGAACTTCTTTTACGTTGATGTAACTAGCGGCCTTCCCT from Zingiber officinale cultivar Zhangliang chromosome 5B, Zo_v1.1, whole genome shotgun sequence encodes the following:
- the LOC121984498 gene encoding BTB/POZ domain-containing protein At1g67900-like, encoding MRFMKLGARPDTFFTAEAIRSVSSEVSTDLQIQVQKNLYHLHQFPLLSKCLRLQKLYSELKDAADPVVIHLPDFPSGAEAFELCAKFCYGITITLSPLNLVPVWCAAHYLCMSDAADRSNLLGKLDVFFNSILRRWKDTLVTLQSTRRHASLCEEVGITSRCVDSIASTIIANSTLPSTSRNLWADDLSELGVDHYWRIMVAVKSASIVSGKLVGEALQVYAGRWLPMMAPSDDHETTIRPTLLMEKIVSLLPSDKGSISCGFLLQLLKAANFLHASASLKTELARRIGLQLEEASVDDLLIPPASDSGNTLYDVDLVMIMLEEFLLQWQSPATSPLREKLWCERRRSRSTENVEFELQENSRRSSSASHSSKLRVAKLIDGYLQEIARDKNLTMEKLIAAAEAVPEFARINHDDLYGVIDIYLRSHPELDKTSRKQLCRILDCKKLSVEACMHAAQNELLPLRVVVQVLFFEQSRAAMSGCQVTELPSNIQALLAKTGTRDEDRELLKLHHIGTATPRIGTAIPLEDGWNVSRLKCPAAKLQTLKMKLSEDDNDIDDDLIPREALLRTTSLRLKAFCSLPKKPKKIISKLLAMNRSSNEKHRLIS